The Paenibacillus sp. FSL R7-0204 genome includes a region encoding these proteins:
- a CDS encoding NucA/NucB deoxyribonuclease domain-containing protein, producing the protein MKAKKSIISLIIIALISLSAYLLEENGQWLPQTPSGHSLEVVKLKFPADRFPETAKHIQKAIRKGESAICTINRKGAEENRKASLKGVPTKKGYDRDEWPMAMCDEGGAGAHIEYITPSDNRGAGSWVGNQLEAFADGTRVEFIFK; encoded by the coding sequence ATGAAAGCCAAAAAGTCCATCATCAGTCTCATTATTATCGCCCTGATCAGTCTGTCCGCCTACCTGTTGGAAGAGAACGGGCAATGGCTGCCGCAGACCCCTTCCGGTCATTCTTTGGAGGTCGTGAAGCTGAAGTTCCCGGCAGACCGCTTCCCGGAGACCGCAAAGCACATCCAGAAGGCCATCCGCAAGGGAGAGTCAGCCATCTGCACGATCAACCGCAAGGGAGCGGAGGAGAACCGCAAGGCGTCGTTGAAGGGAGTTCCCACGAAGAAAGGCTATGACCGGGACGAATGGCCGATGGCCATGTGTGATGAAGGCGGAGCCGGAGCGCATATTGAATACATAACACCCAGTGATAACCGCGGAGCGGGAAGCTGGGTCGGCAATCAGCTGGAGGCGTTCGCAGATGGCACGCGTGTGGAATTTATTTTCAAATAA
- a CDS encoding YjfB family protein produces MDIAALSVVMSQSSLQQAAGLQVMSLAKEQAQIGAQDMVQMLSQATHPTLGKTLDIRA; encoded by the coding sequence ATGGATATTGCTGCATTATCCGTAGTGATGAGCCAGTCATCCTTACAGCAGGCCGCAGGGCTGCAGGTAATGAGCCTTGCCAAGGAGCAGGCGCAGATCGGTGCCCAGGATATGGTTCAGATGCTGAGTCAGGCCACGCACCCCACCTTGGGAAAAACACTTGATATTCGGGCGTAA
- a CDS encoding undecaprenyl-diphosphate phosphatase, which translates to MTEAIKAIILGIIEGLTEFLPVSSTGHLILAGNLLKFEGEAAVTFKIVIQLGAVMAVLLLYWKKYVNIGVNMLKLDFSKSKGLNAIHMILAMVPALVVYLLFKDTIKSQLFGPKLVLIGLIAGGLLMILAARSRRSVTSETVDGLNYTQAFGIGLFQCLALWPGFSRSGSTISGGLLLGTSQKAAADFTFLISVPVMFGASLLDLYDSRDALNSDDLVLMLIGFVTSFLVAMIAVVTFIKLIKRLRLEWFALYRFVLAGLFYVIVIL; encoded by the coding sequence GTGACTGAAGCTATCAAAGCAATTATATTAGGGATTATTGAGGGGTTAACTGAATTCTTGCCGGTCTCGTCTACCGGGCACCTTATCCTGGCAGGGAATCTGCTGAAGTTCGAGGGAGAGGCTGCGGTTACCTTCAAAATCGTAATCCAGCTGGGTGCGGTAATGGCCGTATTGCTGTTGTATTGGAAGAAGTATGTGAACATCGGGGTGAATATGCTGAAGCTGGATTTCTCCAAAAGCAAAGGACTGAATGCCATCCACATGATCCTGGCTATGGTTCCGGCACTGGTGGTGTATCTGCTCTTCAAAGATACGATCAAGAGCCAGTTATTCGGCCCCAAGCTGGTTCTCATTGGACTGATCGCCGGTGGCCTGTTGATGATCCTCGCTGCACGCAGCAGGAGATCCGTTACGTCAGAGACGGTAGACGGTCTTAACTATACTCAAGCCTTCGGCATCGGGCTGTTCCAGTGTCTGGCGCTGTGGCCCGGGTTCTCAAGGTCCGGTTCGACGATCTCAGGCGGTCTGCTGCTGGGGACCAGCCAGAAAGCTGCTGCTGACTTCACCTTCCTGATCTCAGTACCGGTCATGTTCGGAGCAAGCCTCCTGGACCTCTATGACAGCCGGGATGCGCTGAACTCCGATGATCTTGTGCTTATGCTGATCGGATTCGTGACTTCCTTCCTCGTAGCCATGATTGCAGTGGTCACGTTCATCAAGCTGATCAAGCGGCTCCGCCTGGAGTGGTTCGCGCTGTACCGCTTCGTGCTAGCAGGACTGTTCTATGTAATTGTCATCCTGTAA
- a CDS encoding ImmA/IrrE family metallo-endopeptidase has protein sequence MQGYYQMTTLEKWTEDLYQRIGVRKPSDISIDYIAKRLNIWVHYLDVRSKAIEATAGMYSMFIDNRLPPELQRLEFLHELCHLLRHAGKSTLMPGVFTQAQRDESDRFILYASMPYVMISANTLPELREDAVTELAVAFQVPVPLALQRIDQIQRRIFQGQLMAVMERNEDRNIIHRHIR, from the coding sequence ATGCAAGGCTATTATCAGATGACCACATTGGAGAAATGGACAGAGGATCTATACCAGCGTATTGGTGTCCGCAAGCCGTCCGACATCTCCATCGATTACATAGCGAAGCGGCTTAATATCTGGGTGCACTATCTGGATGTCCGCAGCAAGGCGATTGAGGCTACAGCCGGAATGTACAGCATGTTCATCGACAACCGTCTCCCTCCCGAGCTGCAGCGGCTGGAGTTCCTCCACGAGCTGTGTCATCTGCTGCGGCATGCCGGCAAGTCCACGCTTATGCCCGGAGTGTTCACGCAGGCGCAGAGAGATGAATCCGACCGGTTCATTCTGTATGCTTCCATGCCTTATGTCATGATCTCTGCGAACACGTTGCCCGAGCTCCGTGAGGATGCCGTTACTGAGCTGGCTGTAGCGTTCCAGGTCCCCGTCCCTCTCGCGCTGCAGCGGATCGACCAGATCCAGAGACGTATTTTCCAGGGGCAATTAATGGCTGTTATGGAACGTAACGAAGACAGAAATATCATCCACAGACATATTCGCTAA